GCATGTTTTCTGCCTCGTAATAATGGAGAACAGAAGCTCTTTGATATCTTGAGTGATCCttgtttttccttttctgatAGTCTCCAGAGCAGATTTACAGTCCGAGAAGATGATAATACCATTGGAAGGGACTGTTTGTGTGAAGTGGAAGGGCAGAACCTTTTTAATGGCGATATGTTCACTTGGAATGTTGGAGGCAGTTTTTCCGTCTTCAACCTGGTGTGTGATGGTTGTTTGATCAAGAAGCTTATGCTTGATTTTAATAATCAGCTAAAAACAAAACCTGAAAATGGCACCTATGGAGGATAAAACTCCCAGGGGTGCCATGGGGGGCAGGGTTTCGACTGTCAATCTCCCAAAAcctttggttttaacacatacTTCCAACTTTAATATAAGAGTTTAGATCCACATAAGAAAGGTTATAACTAAACCCTGACActcagaaggtaaattctggctgcacGAGTGCCTGGCGTGAAGTTGAAAAtcttctaaattttctcaaaactgCAAAAGGTGCACATGTAGGAGTGTGTTAACGCTGGGAAAGACTTTTTGAGATAAGGATCAAGATAAAAAAGGATTATGTGTAAATCTGAAGTAATTTCTTATACAGTAGAGtttcgaaaatccgaggtaattggggctcacacCACCTCCGATTACTGAAAACTTGGATTATCCGGAAATTCCTTCCAGATTAAAATTGTACACTTTTCGATGACGTACGAAGACCTTTTACTAAGAGGAAATATTGtcttcataaaaaatattgtcAATGAAATTTCATCATAAATTTCGCTTTTATGTACCTCTAaacgaattttgaattttttcttcacaaCGTCTCTGTACGTATTTACGTGTGCAAATTTGTATGCAACCAAGCATGCATTTTGACAGTTGCCCGAATCCATTTCGGTAAGTTTTGTCATTACGGTCTATATCTATGTGCTTGTATATATGTCGCTTAACACAAAAACGGTTagttgtaaaagttttaaaatttcgtatATACGATTCGTATAATGCAGATAAGTTGTGAATGTTCTATTTTTAGTCCAATCGAGTATTCCAAATGGCAAGTTACGTTCTTTGTGGTTATTCAGtgtcaagttattatttttatgtaagtcATCTCTTAATTCGTACTTAGTAGTCGAAGAATTTCGTGTCACTTAGGGAGTTTTGTTGCTACCAACCtctcaatgcatttttttctatcatttactGTGTAATTAAATGAGTTAGACAGTCGTAAAAGATGTCTTGTttcaaattttgatgaaaataatttttttggaactaaaaaatgtaactgaATATAAAAAGTAAGCACCTCTAATTAAGCGGAACCTCGATTTTtcgagactcggattttcgagactctactgtaataAATTTTGTTTATCTGTACAAGATCTATAACCACCCTGTAAAAcattaaaaggtaattttttattcttgagtTTGATGTATGTTTCGGAGCAAGTTTTCTGCGACCAGCGTATATGAAATGTTCACCAGTTTTAGCACCTAATAGAATTAAAGCACAGAAAACTTATGTTGAAATTTGGCGAAGAGaatcataatttctttaaataaagcaGTTTCAGGATtaaagcaaattttgaaaaaaagcttcaaaatttttgagaaatgaaaaaaaagaaactcaaagtttacaaaaggcaacttttaatATCTAACAAAAAAACAAGGATACAAAAAGAGCCAGAAGAATTTAAAAtagagtatttgaaaaaaaaaaaaaatgaaaaacttgatttaaaaatctgatttgtgTGAAACATTTTCCAGTGCTCCTATGACAGCAACTTGTTTCTTCCTGAGACTTTCACACAGTGATAATTGAAGTTTTAGATTAGTACATCTAACATTCAGTTCCAATGACATTTTTCTTATCTTATATTCCTTATAGGAACCGTTTGCATTTGTGTGCATCGAAGTCGGATCATCTGTTCATAGAACGTTGAATTcgaatgtttttttaattgacaatTACAAATGCAACATTTATTTGAAAGTATATAATTTGATCAGGATATTAGTCAAAATATACCTCATTTTTGTGCTCCATATTTGGCTTTGATTAAGCATGTCTTTATTCCGGTTCTGTGTTTTGCGAAGTTTAGTACTAATATGCTCTCTATCTTGGTGCAAAGCTGCTTATGCAGAAGAATGTCCACCAGTTGAAGATGCTTATCCTTGTTACTGTGAAGAAGAAGATGAAATTACCGTTATGTATTGCAACCATCTGAATGAGTCGAGTCAAATCAAAGGGGCGCTCAGTTCGCTAAAtgaatacaaaatattcaaactttcattttacaagtTTCATTTCGACAGTATCAAATCGGATGCATTTCGTGGTCCAGCAATCAACCAAATCATATTCACCAATTCATCTCTGAAGATGGAACAACCACAATTTCTTGGCCTGGAGACGTCACTGACCAGACTTACGTTTTTGTCTTGCTTTAACCAAGAATCTCCTTTCATTTCTTGGTCTTTAAGTCATCTGGAGAAACTTAGAGATTTGACATTTGACAGAAACTCTATACCGATCTTGAAGGAAACGTGGCTGACTTCGACCCCTGCAAATCTGCGCTCTCTTACTTTCAGCGAATGTTCCATTGCGGAACTTGGAAAAAATGTCTTTGCAAAGCTTTCAAATCtggcaaatatttttctcaatgacAATGGTATTTCATCTGTCTCGAGGAGCATGTTTCCAAATCCAGCAGAAAATCTTCGAACGATTAATTTagagtaagtttttgtttaagtcCATGTCCCCTCTATGAGTTTTATATTTTCACGTAGACATAAAATAATATGTTCTGAAGTTCATTTGATTTAAAAGTAGaggaagagttaaaaaaaataccaatggGATTACACTTCGTCATCTAAAGCTgtagttctcaaactttttttggCCTTGACCCATCAATAAAATGTGGTGCCTCCTTATGGTGTTATATATTTCGTATTTCTCGAAACATGAAAGTATTTTCACATTTCATAACTTTAAAAGATGattaaaatgactttaaaaagcTTTTCAGCAGCATGtgagaataaaatgaatgtaaaaatgttggtaatgcaaaaaaaaaaaaacatgtaaggtAAAACAATCAGCTGTTGACACTTACACTAGTAGTTGACACTACACTAGTAGTTGATACTTAAAATAAagtatcaaaaaaagaaaaaaaaacctacaaaaattattaaatatttaaatttgcaaagCTTGCTTTCCAGCTTATTCTTAACTGATTTTTGTCTCActcttgttaatttattttagctTCATAAGTGTCAGCTGCTAGTGTAGTGTCAACTACTAGTTCAGTGTCAACTTCAAGACCAGTGTCATCTACTAGTGTGGATGTCACTACTGGGGGCTTTatcttaaatcaaaattttaataaccATTACTTACAAACTGAGTTCCTGTTTTAGCGAAAATTCGTTGCGTGcttgaaacataaaaaaagcaAGAACATATGGGATTTAATTATGagcatttattttacttattttaggttttcttttgataaaataaGTGAACAAAGTTACATAATTCATTCTAATAAAATAATCTAGTATTTTAAAAAGGTACAGACAATGTGTAAAGTAACCACTCTATGTTTAATTTAGCTTGAGAAATGGTTCCTTGTTTACGAAGGTATTTTTAAAGTGATACCTCAAAAACTGATAAATgaatctgaaatttttaattcgttttaaacGAGCTAGTGTAAAATGACTATGACTCATTTAGTTATCTATTCTGATCGGTGTTTGGAAAATTTCGGAATGAACGTAAATGAAGACTTTTTAAGAAGCAGTTAGGTTTTTCGAAGTTTTACTAAATTTTGTCAGTGATGCGAGATTGAAGTCGACGTTTTTATCAATGATGCATTATAATCGAAGTTTTTTGAGCATGTCTGGATGTTTTTGCATCGTAgatgttttatttttgagttaaaaCGCATCATATGTCatcacaaattttttaaaatcattacaaGTTAAAAAACTGTACTAGGTATGCTTATGAGAATTCAGCATCACTAATGGTGATTTTAATTCTTCAGTGATAACAATTTAGAAACCTTGCCTGACAACATGTTTGAAGAAATGCCGAGCCTTAAAACAGTTGGCCTGGGAAACAATAAATTGAAATCATTGAGTGAATCACTGTGGTCTCCAATCATTGAAAGTCTGTCGAATGTGCATTTGGAAGGTaagtaagaatttttaaaaagcttttagtTTGTTCTTTTGCTGCAGTaacaaaatcaaaatcaaaataatagtaataaagtaaaaaaagaaagaaaaaaaatcagcaaaatatcttttaacacatcatttttgtaaaaggttGGATTAAATACTGACACCCTTTTTCAGCGGATATTTTAGCAAATTTTGCTAGAACAAACTCCAATTTTTCAAGCTGATTGGCTGTCATTTCTTTTTATGACTGCAAAAGGCTCTAGgctcaatcttttttttaatcctttgttATTTTGTctatttgttattaaataaaattcctttaacAGGTTTCAATCCAAACACAGAGGCTTTATACAGTAACAAAAGATCTTTCATTTTCCCTTTTGATTCTACTTTCGtcactaaatatttattttctgcaaaagatCGATAAAGTCGCTATTTTATTGCTGTTGCTATTATATTGTTGTAAATTTCACGCGAACTTTTAATGTTATCTCTACTCTAATTGGGATTTTTATCCAAACTAGAAATTCCGCCGTAATTCGTAAATTTGAAACGCCGCGAAAACGCCCAATGTAGCAAACTTTGCAATCAGTCTTAGTGCtagttcttttcaatttttttcccgatttcttgagccgttgggtCCTTTAagggcatgcccccccccccgcaccacctGGTCTGCGGGTATGCAGATCTGGGCCTGTTTGTAAGTGGCACGCTTATTTATTCCCCATCAATAGTGGTACTTTTTCCAAACATGTTGACCTCCCCGATTCATTAtattacacaacttaaaacataGAAGTTACAAAATCGAATCCTATTTATCTCTGAAGAAGTtattgaatgcatataaaaaaattaagaaaagaaaaaaaaaatgctgtatcatgttttaatttcataaaagagCGACTATTGCAGGTGAGAAATGAAATGCTTTACTTGTGCAGAAAAAGTGGATGAATCAACTGTTGATTAACGTTGGAAGCAACAAATCAGTGCTTCAATAAAAAAGGGATTACTTCGATTCCGAAACACGAGTATGCGGTATTTTTGCAATCTAAATTGATAGCTGATAAAGCTTCAAAGTTACGTATATAGCTAATTAGAACCACAAGTATTTGTTTATAGCTGATTAGAATCACAAGCATTTGCTTTATAGCCAACTAGAATCACAAGCATTCATTTTATAGTTAATAAGCATTAAAAGCCTAAAATTAGGTTAACTATCTGTGCTCTTACGCTTCAAGTATAGTCAGCTGGGTGGCAAGGGGGGTAGGCGTTTGCCTAGTCAGGCATTGGTCGTGGGTTCTTAGCCCGCCGTCCAAGTGTTCAGTCGGTGggttttcaagatgcagaaagtCTTCTAGGGCCATGCCGCATTAACGATACCTTGAGTGCCTTTTTGACTTCTGGATAAATCAAGAAACCTGGATAAATCAAACACCTTGTGTAATTTCGCATTGTGAGTGCTCAGCTGCTTCCTTCGAGCGGGGGTGTCGAAATTCTCTTGTGCATTTGACATCTGCCCTTAATGGTGGCGCAAGAAAAATTGGGTGCAATATCGGGGGATCTCGAGGATTGCCAAAAGTTATGGTACTTAATTAGCCCCTTTGGAAAGAGATAAAAATATGTCAATTATATGAGAATGCAAGAACATTTTTATGCCTAAGTATAACGCATACAAAGTATATGTTTTCTTTTAAGGACACGTTGAAATAATGATTCGTGGTTTAAGTGTGCCACGGACAGATGGCGGATGAACAGGAAGTGGAAACAGACCGCTTCATTTTGTAATACGTAGGATTAGCGAGAACGTGCTAGCAACAAAGTTTTTGCTGCTTGCGTTTGCTCGCTGATtgtacctattacaaaatgaattgTTTCTGTACCTGACTCCAGTTCATCCGCCTTCTCTCCGTGGCACAACTATAAAAGGTGTTGCTGTTTCTTTATTTGTAACGgaactgtgtattgttttttcACCTTTTGCTAGTGCCTTCTCTAATAGCTGGTGTCCATTCTTTCGTGTGACACCTTGACTGGTGGATAGTCATTACCACCAGAATTTTGAAGACTAGTTTTCTCACCAGATGGAGGAGCTTATGCTCcattcgatgcgaaactgcactaggagtttaattttgccaagagtaCTTAAAATCAAACGAATACTCAAGTGATCTTTTTCATGCCGCGTACGTCATGGAAGCTGTCAATTTTCCGCATCTTGAAAACCGATGAACTGGAGACAGGTTTGAACCAGTTCGTTTGGGCGTAAGAGGCCAAAGCCTAACCATTACACTACTCTGCCGATTAGAAGGTAAGCTATGGTTTTGTGAAACAAAGATCTTATTGATTTGTGATCGAAAAGTTGAGTCGGAAAATTTTTATTGCAGGTAATCCAATGAATTGCGACAAGTCATTGAAATGGATCAGTAAGAAGTTTCTTCCAAAAGTTTTTACTGGAACATGTGACCGGCCCGCAAAACTGAAAGGCAAGCTAATCCGAAATCTGACTCCAGCCGATTTTCACTGAagtaaaaaaagagctaaaaagaCATGAGATCgctttttaaaactcattttgtactttaaaaaagtttcagttaGCATGTGTAAGAATTTATTGTTTCGCCTATTATTTTTATCACTTTGTGTAGTAGAAATCAGTTTGCTATTCTTTGTAGGCACTCAAAAGCTGTTTTTGATGCTCTCAACATCGTATTACATAACGTATTTTAAGTGCTTTGAATAGTGTTTTTTTACCCCCCgctgaaaaatctttaaaaccaaTACAATCGCGAAATGTCCTCAACAGGTTTTCTACGTTAATTCTTAACTATCACTCTGAATTAAGGATTCCATTAAAAtctttttgcaatttaaatttttatagtttttctgttctataagtattttaaaaaaaaagaaaaaaaaaaggaaaacaagaaaaagaaataggaaaataaGAGCTAtcgagaagaaaataaaataatgaaaagctaATTATAGTTTACTTTACTGAATTATTATTAGTGTGATATCAAACTTCTAAAACTAGTTGTAGGAGATCAATAGCTAGTTCTAAAATAATCTCTTATCCCTAAAACATTACTTGCACATGTTCATGCCAAATCAATCCCTAATGCTTTcattattgctaaaaaaaaccCTTAGACCCTGAAAAATCTCTGCAGGCGTTCATAACAGGCCAATCACTAATGCATTCACTTTCGTTACATAAAATTTtactgcctgaaaaaaaaaattatacaggcGCTCATGCCAAGTCATCCCCTAACCTTTTCACTATCGCTATAAAATATCTTACTAAAGCTTGACTACGGAGAGATGGCGAGTGAACTAGAAGCGAAGATGGactatttcattttgtaataCGTAGAATCCGCGAGAACTCGTAAGCAGTAAAGTCGCGCGCTCTCGCTAATCCTACGTAATAAAAgatgtcccaaaattaacgcaaaatttgaatttgccgccatttttgcaataaatggttagcaatcctgaaaaaagaacaatttgacagctgagagtttagggtaatcaaaaatggagcgttatatgatacaataacgcgctttcattattgaccaattgtttcaaaagtaatgaaagttgaggctggtcaagcagttactgttattggcgctcggtatcgcaacacggtaatgcacgggtggttgtgggcttgttgacatagacctttgaattcaaataacctcatatgaagaaatttaaaaatgttaaatcacacgatctagggtgccaattctgattaccgaaatgagagagtacgcgactaggaaatgccttatgcagtaattgaatgtttcactctctctctagctgtatggtacaataacaccccatttttactaaccctaaactctcaactgtcaaattgttcttttttcatggctgccaacaatttatggaaaaaatggtggcaaattcaaatcttgcgttaattttgggacaccctttacaaatAAAGTGGTCCGTTTCCACTTCGAGTTCCtccaccatctctccgtggtcaagctataacTGAAAAATCTCCGACAGGCATTCATGCCATGCTCTCACTCTCGGGAAGCTACGATGAACCTGCAACTATATGAATCCTGTTGCTGAACTCGCCCACAACTCGATGTCGAACCACTGTAGCAATTTTTAAGTTCTCCAAAAGTGTTCCTAATCCATCGACTGATTGCATTCATTTCGAGAAACATAATTACTATAGGACCATTCCACTGTCACGTGTGAGACACCTGAAGTCAACATCTTCTAACTTGCTGTAtgattttgctaaaattatttttctaataataCAGCGATGACGAAACGTTTTGTAGGTTTTGAAAACTAAGGTTCAAGTGTAAAGGAAAGAtctctcatttgttgagaaataataatttaaaccgttgaaaaaaaatacataggggccattccatgaaaaaggcgtcaattgtcccacacgtgagatcatatatttcattaaaaaggtaatgaattaattttaataattaaactaactttaaaaagtaaagggcaatttttttgcttaagagaTCTCACATACGtttgtgtttttttagaaacatattttttatatattgctctttcaaatgattatttttaacgaaataaatgaCTCATCACGTGCGGGGCATAGTGATCGTTTTCcgtgtttttttagaaacatattttttatatattgctCTTTCAAATGATTATGTTTAACGAAATAAATGACTCGTCACGTGTGGGGCATAGTgatcgttttccgtggaatggccctatacCATTTATtacctgggcggtcattccaagctcgtcagcttgcgagatcaaaattttcgctcacgtgattggttgtgacgaagaaattttgcaaagctgcattttaatctactcgaacttagcttgcagCTAGGTTcaagtagattagaatactactttgcgacatttctacgtcacaactgATCAcatgagcgaaaatctcgatctcgcaagctgacgagcttggaatgaccaccctgTACCATTAACGAGAAATCGCATAGACGTCGTGTTGCAGCGCTTACTTGTTGATCGCAGCAAAATTCACTtgatgtaggggagaccggggttagttgtaacaagttttttcaatatttttttttacgctaaactatttcaattatttacacgagtgaaactttaaaatgaatctagattgtttaacattcataacatattttttaaaaaatgattagaagtcactactccaaaatatttcaagttttttgaatagatgtagattgcaacaacttaccccaccacaaggcatgttgttacagtatatggggttagttgttacatgagatatattttagtaatgaaaagAATTTTACACGTTTTCtagtttattctgttaaattataaaaattcttaaccacgttaaaaatcaaaaactttttggctttacagatttacttcattaatgactttttctaataaactatcatcatcattatcattgtccgcgcgcacgcgaattacaatttttacaagcatataatttatcaaacttagcacatcggtcatgtgcccatttgtcacaattacgacattgaagcagttttttggattctgagtacggtttaaagcactctatgcagaaccagtcttcatcatcttcatccgaaggacgcactgtttggacgcacctttctgcattttttttttgcctttgtgtgtgttgatttcttctctgttagacacaatttcctgTTCACAgttttttgtttcccagcttcggcttgcaaaacattttttactggtgcaTCTGTTAAAGTGGTGCTGACCTACTGTTTCCGTTTGCggaccgtcttcacttctgcattGTCTGTAGCGTTGGAGAAAGAACTACAATCGAATAATacatttgttgttattattatcagtgttgtaattattattattatttattcaaccatacgtattaacaataaattaaatcatagaatgaaatatatcagaattattattatttttactatcgtcatccaactacagtactttatatgaattaaattatGCAACAAAACATATCAGAAATAatacttaccaccactagcattttttatcttacagcagaatctctctagtgtcatcaaattcatcggctgcctttcgtaatgaactacctgtaattacttctttagccacatccaaGTATGactctttaggtgttttgcccctgatctcttgtttttatagtccctcgccatatcacatttaaaaagaaaacaatattaaattaaaacttgcatggggtaagttgttacttgtaacaactaaccccaacaaaattgtaacaacttgccccatacgacgccactttagttctgggcacatattactggtattatatcttttaaatatgttagcacttgcctgaaaatgtaggctttcacgtggtatagaaataaattcgttatctgcaacggcttcgttacaagtagaaaaataacagcgaaaagaaaaattacttccagattCAAAAgaccgttttccttgagcactctccatACTACTAACTGCAAGCACTGcagtgattgtcagggaatgcagatgagtgagtgctatcatctattgcaaggaaagtcagtttctcctggcggttatttttaaatttg
This sequence is a window from Uloborus diversus isolate 005 chromosome 10, Udiv.v.3.1, whole genome shotgun sequence. Protein-coding genes within it:
- the LOC129231271 gene encoding oplophorus-luciferin 2-monooxygenase non-catalytic subunit-like; translation: MSLFRFCVLRSLVLICSLSWCKAAYAEECPPVEDAYPCYCEEEDEITVMYCNHLNESSQIKGALSSLNEYKIFKLSFYKFHFDSIKSDAFRGPAINQIIFTNSSLKMEQPQFLGLETSLTRLTFLSCFNQESPFISWSLSHLEKLRDLTFDRNSIPILKETWLTSTPANLRSLTFSECSIAELGKNVFAKLSNLANIFLNDNGISSVSRSMFPNPAENLRTINLDDNNLETLPDNMFEEMPSLKTVGLGNNKLKSLSESLWSPIIESLSNVHLEGPQH